A genomic region of Camelus ferus isolate YT-003-E chromosome 11, BCGSAC_Cfer_1.0, whole genome shotgun sequence contains the following coding sequences:
- the LOC102516748 gene encoding olfactory receptor 6C75, translating to MGNGTAVQAFTLEGFPAVQHLGKVLFLVHLPAYLASTAGSTLIGTVTCADSRLQTPMYFFLSTFSFIECCFTNTVIPKLLVIFLLGKQTISFDACFIQGFVFLFLGAAGFLLVAVMSLDRYLAICKPLHYPTIMNMRICFLLVTTCFALGFSLITGPVVKLSQLSFCGPHVIPHFCDLSLVVHLSCSDTRSLEMLCFVLALCVLLTSLLITIISYSNIVITVMQLPSANERQKAFSTCSSYLIVLSLMYGSCVFIYMKPKETNRLGSNSKAALVNTVVTPLLNPVTYTL from the coding sequence ATGGGGAATGGGACAGCTGTCCAAGCATTCACTTTGGAGGGGTTTCCTGCTGTCCAGCATCTGGGAAAAGTCCTCTTCCTGGTGCACCTGCCGGCATACCTGGCATCCACTGCAGGCAGTACACTCATAGGCACTGTCACCTGTGCTGACTCCAGACTCCAGACacccatgtactttttcctcagCACTTTCTCTTTCATTGAGTGTTGTTTCACAAATACTGTTATTCCTAAATTGTTGGTCATCTTTCTTTTAGGCAAACAAACAATTTCCTTTGATGCTTGTTTCATACaaggttttgtatttttgtttctggGAGCAGCAGGTTTCCTCCTCGTAGCAGTGATGTCTCTGGATCGGTACTTGGCCATTTGCAAGCCTCTGCATTACCCAACCATCATGAACATGAGAATTTGTTTCCTCCTGGTCACCACCTGCTTTGCTTTGGGCTTCAGTCTCATCACTGGTCCAGTGGTGAAGCTTTCCCAGTTATCCTTCTGTGGCCCCCATGTCATCCCTCACTTCTGTGACCTTAGCCTTGTGGTTCATCTCTCCTGTTCTGACACCAGATCTCTTGAAATGTTGTGCTTTGTCCTTGCTTTGTGTGTCCTTTTGACATCCCTCCTCATAACCATCATTTCATATAGCAACATAGTAATCACAGTCATGCAACTCCCATCAGCCAACGAGCGACAGAAGGctttctccacctgctcctcttaCCTCATTGTCCTCTCTCTGATGTACGGCAGCTGTGTTTTTATATACATGAaaccaaaggaaacaaacaggcTGGGCTCCAACAGCAAGGCTGCCCTTGTGAACACGGTGGTGACCCCGCTGCTGAACCCTGTCACCTATACTCTATGA